A single window of Penaeus chinensis breed Huanghai No. 1 chromosome 9, ASM1920278v2, whole genome shotgun sequence DNA harbors:
- the LOC125028947 gene encoding chromatin modification-related protein EAF1-like isoform X1 has translation MYTGTETSKETQHISPHIAAHKSSLAATSSAPTISSAALAGSGGPHDQASPHLSSHKGGLSAHIPTYRVGLHSSQHSVVKEIDHDGPLYLARHSHPANITTHLSKSTPQDLSSHASTVSEKAVPLELTPHTSHHKPLPHVHSVVTQGVSHSQSGPLMTAHQTDRGSAYFRVADSVIGVQGPSAILVSTVGDGGLSSQHHTSQAPSLVHTQSSMVRQNAATNLTTMPATTMTAGVSLTTGSSPGVVTSQSQGQMMPADVVTTSNVSSACLTSHTDPRDLKKEKSEQLEGMGMAAGQGEGTQQTAGPQRDLVRQALQSVVTNPQHKTGNDQEVIEYNYTAGDIAELLMMNIQVNASLQAMKQGTAPSDSGSSQVVVLQPAAVDETTSLQPQPQTTKRRRPKLSEEAQSERRVRIAMRMREKRAGETDEAKKVRRLREAERMRRKRATEDQDHKQRRRLEAAARARSRRANMTVEERVVDRQKAAERMRLRRATESDEAKAVRRLKAAERMRKRRANETPEQRMARRQNIAQRTKARRKRKGDDSLNGEDSDSVSHNITTRLVKNEGLNNSLPHQENSEPIANVAVGQPTHISQAQLVQAGSHIVVPSSVGVGSSIALLHVDPTLPHVPIGHGTTGMLSTVDLTQLTQPLSLHKSVTSTEGQEISEPLSLQKHIVTQVSSPAATPPVSAPMSMSTPAHPLEPISLHKTVSHHHHHHLPHLLHYHQHTSSHQQQQQQQQQQQQQQQQQQQQQQHSHQLQHQHLQQRHHQ, from the exons ATGTATACAGGAACAGAGACTAGTAAGGAGACTCAGCATATAAGTCCCCATATTGCTGCTCATAAATCATCTTTGGCTGCTACATCATCTGCTCCAACTATATCATCAGCAGCTTTAGCAGGCTCAGGAGGGCCACATGACCAGGCATCACCACATTTATCTTCCCACAAGGGTGGGTTGAGTGCTCACATACCAACGTACAGAGTAGGGTTGCATTCATCCCAGCACTCAGTAGTTAAAGAGATAGACCATGATGGCCCCTTGTACTTGGCTCGCCACAGTCACCCAGCAAATATTACGACACACCTTTCAAAGAGTACACCGCAGGACCTATCCTCTCATGCCTCCACAGTTTCAGAGAAAGCAGTCCCCCTGGAATTGACTCCACATACCTCTCATCACAAACCTCTGCCTCATGTCCATTCAGTTGTAACTCAGGGTGTAAGTCATTCACAAAGTGGACCTCTCATGACTGCCCACCAAACAGATCGGGGGTCAGCATATTTCCGTGTAGCAGATTCTGTCATAGGTGTCCAAGGGCCCTCTGCTATCTTGGTATCAACTGTTGGAGATGGTGGCCTGTCATCACAACATCATACTTCTCAAGCTCCATCTCTGGTCCACACACAGTCATCGATGGTAAGGCAGAATGCTGCCACAAACCTGACCACCATGCCAGCTACAACAATGACAGCAGGAGTGTCTCTCACAACAGGTTCAAGTCCAGGAGTGGTTACAAGTCAGTCACAAGGGCAAATGATGCCAGCTGATGTGGTAACTACTTCAAATGTCTCCTCTGCATGTCTTACTTCACATACAGATCCAAGAGACCTGAAAAAGGAGAAATCAGAACAGCTAGAAGGGATGGGAATGGCAGCAGGGCAAGGAGAAGGAACGCAGCAAACAGCAGGACCACAGCGTGACTTAGTACGGCAAGCTCTCCAGTCAGTTGTAACAAACCCCCAGCACAAAACGGGCAACGACCAAGAAGTGATTGAATATAATTATACTGCAGGTGATATTGCAG AGCTACTGATGATGAACATACAAGTCAATGCATCACTTCAAGCAATGAAACAAGGTACTGCTCCTTCAGACAGTGGAAGCAGCCAAGTTGTAGTTCTACAGCCAGCAGCTGTTGATGAAACCACCAGCCTGCAACCTCAGCCCCAGACCACAAAGCGACGACGACCTAAGCTTTCAGAAGAGGCCCAGTCAGAAAGGAGAGTTAGAATTgctatgagaatgagagagaaaagagctggGGAAACTGATGAAGCAAAAAAAGTACGTAGATTAAGGGAAGCTGAACGCATGAGACGGAAAAGAGCAACTGAAGACCAAGACCATAAGCAGAGAAGACGTTTGGAAGCAGCTGCGAGAGCAAGAAGTCGGCGAGCGAATATGACAGTAGAAGAAAGGGTTGTTGATAGACAAAAAGCTGCAGAGCGCATGAGATTGAGAAGAGCCACAGAAAGTGATGAGGCAAAAGCTGTGCGTCGCCTGAAAGCGGCAGaacgaatgaggaaaaggagagcaaATGAGACTCCTGAACAACGAATGGCACGTCGTCAGAACATTGCCCAACGTACAAAAGCTCGtcgtaagaggaaaggggatgattCATTAAATGGAGAAGATTCTGACTCAGTTTCCCACAATATAACTACTAGATTAGTTAAGAATGAAGGTTTGAACAACAGTCTGCCACACCAAGAAAACAGTGAACCTATTGCTAATGTTGCTGTGGGTCAGCCAACTCACATTTCCCAGGCTCAGCTTGTTCAAGCAGGCTCACATATAGTAGTGCCATCGAGTGTTGGAGTAGGAAGTAGTATTGCTCTATTACATGTGGATCCAACCCTCCCTCATGTGCCTATAGGTCATGGAACTACGGGCATGCTTTCAACAGTGGACCTGACTCAATTGACTCAGCCTCTCTCTTTGCACAAGTCTGTTACTTCAACTGAGGGACAA GAGATATCAGAGCCACTATCCTTACAGAAGCACATTGTGACTCAAGTATCCTCACCAGCTGCCACTCCACCCGTCTCGGCTCCCATGAGCATGAGTACCCCTGCACATCCCTTGGAACCAATATCCCTCCACAAGACTGtcagtcaccatcaccatcatcacttgcCTCACCTCCTTCACTATCATCAGCACACTAGTTCacaccaacaacagcagcagcaacagcagcagcagcagcaacagcagcaacagcagcaacagcagcagcagcactcaCATCAGCTGCAGCATCAACACCTTCAACAGAGACACCATCAGTGA
- the LOC125028947 gene encoding chromatin modification-related protein EAF1-like isoform X2 yields MYTGTETSKETQHISPHIAAHKSSLAATSSAPTISSAALAGSGGPHDQASPHLSSHKGGLSAHIPTYRVGLHSSQHSVVKEIDHDGPLYLARHSHPANITTHLSKSTPQDLSSHASTVSEKAVPLELTPHTSHHKPLPHVHSVVTQGVSHSQSGPLMTAHQTDRGSAYFRVADSVIGVQGPSAILVSTVGDGGLSSQHHTSQAPSLVHTQSSMVRQNAATNLTTMPATTMTAGVSLTTGSSPGVVTSQSQGQMMPADVVTTSNVSSACLTSHTDPRDLKKEKSEQLEGMGMAAGQGEGTQQTAGPQRDLVRQALQSVVTNPQHKTGNDQEVIEYNYTAELLMMNIQVNASLQAMKQGTAPSDSGSSQVVVLQPAAVDETTSLQPQPQTTKRRRPKLSEEAQSERRVRIAMRMREKRAGETDEAKKVRRLREAERMRRKRATEDQDHKQRRRLEAAARARSRRANMTVEERVVDRQKAAERMRLRRATESDEAKAVRRLKAAERMRKRRANETPEQRMARRQNIAQRTKARRKRKGDDSLNGEDSDSVSHNITTRLVKNEGLNNSLPHQENSEPIANVAVGQPTHISQAQLVQAGSHIVVPSSVGVGSSIALLHVDPTLPHVPIGHGTTGMLSTVDLTQLTQPLSLHKSVTSTEGQEISEPLSLQKHIVTQVSSPAATPPVSAPMSMSTPAHPLEPISLHKTVSHHHHHHLPHLLHYHQHTSSHQQQQQQQQQQQQQQQQQQQQQQHSHQLQHQHLQQRHHQ; encoded by the exons ATGTATACAGGAACAGAGACTAGTAAGGAGACTCAGCATATAAGTCCCCATATTGCTGCTCATAAATCATCTTTGGCTGCTACATCATCTGCTCCAACTATATCATCAGCAGCTTTAGCAGGCTCAGGAGGGCCACATGACCAGGCATCACCACATTTATCTTCCCACAAGGGTGGGTTGAGTGCTCACATACCAACGTACAGAGTAGGGTTGCATTCATCCCAGCACTCAGTAGTTAAAGAGATAGACCATGATGGCCCCTTGTACTTGGCTCGCCACAGTCACCCAGCAAATATTACGACACACCTTTCAAAGAGTACACCGCAGGACCTATCCTCTCATGCCTCCACAGTTTCAGAGAAAGCAGTCCCCCTGGAATTGACTCCACATACCTCTCATCACAAACCTCTGCCTCATGTCCATTCAGTTGTAACTCAGGGTGTAAGTCATTCACAAAGTGGACCTCTCATGACTGCCCACCAAACAGATCGGGGGTCAGCATATTTCCGTGTAGCAGATTCTGTCATAGGTGTCCAAGGGCCCTCTGCTATCTTGGTATCAACTGTTGGAGATGGTGGCCTGTCATCACAACATCATACTTCTCAAGCTCCATCTCTGGTCCACACACAGTCATCGATGGTAAGGCAGAATGCTGCCACAAACCTGACCACCATGCCAGCTACAACAATGACAGCAGGAGTGTCTCTCACAACAGGTTCAAGTCCAGGAGTGGTTACAAGTCAGTCACAAGGGCAAATGATGCCAGCTGATGTGGTAACTACTTCAAATGTCTCCTCTGCATGTCTTACTTCACATACAGATCCAAGAGACCTGAAAAAGGAGAAATCAGAACAGCTAGAAGGGATGGGAATGGCAGCAGGGCAAGGAGAAGGAACGCAGCAAACAGCAGGACCACAGCGTGACTTAGTACGGCAAGCTCTCCAGTCAGTTGTAACAAACCCCCAGCACAAAACGGGCAACGACCAAGAAGTGATTGAATATAATTATACTGCAG AGCTACTGATGATGAACATACAAGTCAATGCATCACTTCAAGCAATGAAACAAGGTACTGCTCCTTCAGACAGTGGAAGCAGCCAAGTTGTAGTTCTACAGCCAGCAGCTGTTGATGAAACCACCAGCCTGCAACCTCAGCCCCAGACCACAAAGCGACGACGACCTAAGCTTTCAGAAGAGGCCCAGTCAGAAAGGAGAGTTAGAATTgctatgagaatgagagagaaaagagctggGGAAACTGATGAAGCAAAAAAAGTACGTAGATTAAGGGAAGCTGAACGCATGAGACGGAAAAGAGCAACTGAAGACCAAGACCATAAGCAGAGAAGACGTTTGGAAGCAGCTGCGAGAGCAAGAAGTCGGCGAGCGAATATGACAGTAGAAGAAAGGGTTGTTGATAGACAAAAAGCTGCAGAGCGCATGAGATTGAGAAGAGCCACAGAAAGTGATGAGGCAAAAGCTGTGCGTCGCCTGAAAGCGGCAGaacgaatgaggaaaaggagagcaaATGAGACTCCTGAACAACGAATGGCACGTCGTCAGAACATTGCCCAACGTACAAAAGCTCGtcgtaagaggaaaggggatgattCATTAAATGGAGAAGATTCTGACTCAGTTTCCCACAATATAACTACTAGATTAGTTAAGAATGAAGGTTTGAACAACAGTCTGCCACACCAAGAAAACAGTGAACCTATTGCTAATGTTGCTGTGGGTCAGCCAACTCACATTTCCCAGGCTCAGCTTGTTCAAGCAGGCTCACATATAGTAGTGCCATCGAGTGTTGGAGTAGGAAGTAGTATTGCTCTATTACATGTGGATCCAACCCTCCCTCATGTGCCTATAGGTCATGGAACTACGGGCATGCTTTCAACAGTGGACCTGACTCAATTGACTCAGCCTCTCTCTTTGCACAAGTCTGTTACTTCAACTGAGGGACAA GAGATATCAGAGCCACTATCCTTACAGAAGCACATTGTGACTCAAGTATCCTCACCAGCTGCCACTCCACCCGTCTCGGCTCCCATGAGCATGAGTACCCCTGCACATCCCTTGGAACCAATATCCCTCCACAAGACTGtcagtcaccatcaccatcatcacttgcCTCACCTCCTTCACTATCATCAGCACACTAGTTCacaccaacaacagcagcagcaacagcagcagcagcagcaacagcagcaacagcagcaacagcagcagcagcactcaCATCAGCTGCAGCATCAACACCTTCAACAGAGACACCATCAGTGA